TTTCACCTTAGTCGAGGAGGTGGGATGATCGTTTAACGTCGGCCGAACCTGTTGAAAGCACATTGTTGGTATAAATTCTTCAAATCTTCTTTTTGCGAGGGGAGTTGATTGGCGTGCTAGTGCTGCCAAGAGTGGTTGGAACAtacttttgcttcttttcaGCGGGTTTCAAGATCTAGGAAAAGCATAATCAGCATGTTTGTACCATGGTAAGCATTGTCAAATCTCACCTGAAAAGAACACAGCAAGCTCTCGTCGACACTCATCATTGCACCAGCATTGTCAAATTCACCACAGTAGTTGGGCGCACTGAATAGCGTGACCAGCTGGCGCTTGGAGAAGAATTCATAGCCGTCCTCAACAACCTGGTGAGCTCGGCAGATTAGGTCCATATCATGTTTCTGAAGGAAGCGCGAGACAACATCCGGACCGAATGTGAATGAGACACCACGGTCGTTTTCGCTCCAGCCAGTAATATCCTTATCTGGATCAGACCACAAGAGATCGCAAAGAAGACCGCAGTCAGGGATCTAGAGATCTGTCAGTATCTCTCACTCGGAACAATTTGCGCCTCCATCTCGCGCAGTCCAGGCTACTCACATCAGTAGGTCGCATGACACGGCGAATTTGCTCCATAGAGTTGAGGTCAGGGCTGAGGCCACCGTGCATGGTAAAAATCTTCTCGTCGATGATAGCGGCGATAGGAAGGCAGTTGAAGCAATCGGTGAATGTCTTCCACAGCTTGATATTGTAGCGACGCTTGCACTCGTCGTAGAAGCCATAGATTCGGTTGATAGAGGCGCACTCGTGGTTACCTcggaggatgaagaagtttTCGGGGTACTTGATCTTGTAGGCAAGGAGCAAGCAAATGGTCTCAAGAGACTGCTTACCTCGGTCGACGTAGTCACCGAGGAAGAGGTAGTTGGCCTCAGGAGGGAAGCCACCGTACTCGAAGAGTCGGAGGAGATCGTAGTACTGTCCATGGATATCACCGCAGATCTATTAGGGCACGGGCAAGTCAGCAAAAGGGTTTTCTTGATTGCCCAAGACCCAGAACAGAAGCGCCCATATCAAGCACCAACTCTCAGACCGAGGCAGCACGAATGCTGGCCAAAAACATACCTTGATTGGAGCCTCGAGTTCGAGGAGGATGGGCTgagagatgaagatctcACGAGCCTTGGTGCAGAGATAACGGATCTCGGCCTCAAGTAGCTGAACTTGCTTGCCAGGTCGGCTGCCTCGCACCTCGAGTAGCCTGTCGATTATAGAGTCGAGATCGACCTCGTGTTGGTCTGCCATTTTGAGAGAATTTGCTGGCGAGAGGGTGCCCGCAGTAGAGTTACGGGAGGGTCGCGTGGGGGAGGAGGAAGGCGGCAGACAAGATCGCTAATCAGAACAACTGCGGGGGTAACTTCGTCGACCGAAATATGATACCAGATCGATACACTTCGCAAAACCTGGCCGAGTCAGCCGGTGAAACCGGGAAGCAAGAAGATACAAGGcaataaaaaaaagagagacgTGGAAAAAAGACAAGTCGAAGAAAAATGTGTCCAAACTCGCAAACGCCGCGACCGACAAGAGGGTGAAAATTTGACGATGAATGGATGGACAAATATGAGGCAAAAGACAAGTTTGGGTTAGGTTGCGTTGCTTTGCGGGTGAGTTGCGTTGCGATGGTGGAACAACGAAACGAGAGGAGTCTAGAAAAATTGGAGGGGAAGCAGCCGAAGAAGCATGAAGAGGGCTGTGAGCGCGAAATGGGTACGGGAGGGGAACAAGAGGGGAGACGAGACGGCGCGGCGCGggcgagcgagcgagcgagcaaGCAATGAATTGAATGGGGCGCACACCAGTACCAACGCCAAATGGTAACTTACCCGTGAAGGGATCACGTCTCTAATGGAGCGAGCGATTGGAGGATTTTGCGTTTCGAAAGATCGAAAGCGCAGAAGAGCAAGTTGATCAGCAATAGCAAATTGAGTCGTCGTTCGATATTGAATTGCAAAAAAGAAGCAATCAGATCACGTTGGATATGGGGAGAAAACAGTCGTCGTCGTGGTTGCCGCAGTGGGCCACCGACTTTGGTTGTTGATAGCTGTACCAGAAAGAGACAGGTAGGTACAGGGCGTCAGAAAATGAGGGGCGAGCAAGATGCTAGAAGCCAGAAGGGGGAGACAAAACACCGTCAGCGCGAGCGAGTTTTTGTTATCCTCGTCTTCTGGTCAAGCAAGAGTAAATATTGCGTCGACAAATATGTGACGCTTCGTCGCCTTTGTAGGATATATAAGCAGGGTCCAGTAAAGGGCCTCTGTATCGTCGATTTTGATGATTTTCTTTGAGATATGAGAAACGAT
This genomic stretch from Fusarium oxysporum f. sp. lycopersici 4287 chromosome 5, whole genome shotgun sequence harbors:
- a CDS encoding serine/threonine-protein phosphatase PP1, coding for MADQHEVDLDSIIDRLLEVRGSRPGKQVQLLEAEIRYLCTKAREIFISQPILLELEAPIKICGDIHGQYYDLLRLFEYGGFPPEANYLFLGDYVDRGKQSLETICLLLAYKIKYPENFFILRGNHECASINRIYGFYDECKRRYNIKLWKTFTDCFNCLPIAAIIDEKIFTMHGGLSPDLNSMEQIRRVMRPTDIPDCGLLCDLLWSDPDKDITGWSENDRGVSFTFGPDVVSRFLQKHDMDLICRAHQVVEDGYEFFSKRQLVTLFSAPNYCGEFDNAGAMMSVDESLLCSFQILKPAEKKQKYVPTTLGSTSTPINSPRKKKI
- a CDS encoding serine/threonine-protein phosphatase PP1, whose amino-acid sequence is MADQHEVDLDSIIDRLLEVRGSRPGKQVQLLEAEIRYLCTKAREIFISQPILLELEAPIKICGDIHGQYYDLLRLFEYGGFPPEANYLFLGDYVDRGKQSLETICLLLAYKIKYPENFFILRGNHECASINRIYGFYDECKRRYNIKLWKTFTDCFNCLPIAAIIDEKIFTMHGGLSPDLNSMEQIRRVMRPTDIPDCGLLCDLLWSDPDKDITGWSENDRGVSFTFGPDVVSRFLQKHDMDLICRAHQVVEDGYEFFSKRQLVTLFSAPNYCGEFDNAGAMMSVDESLLCSFQILKPAEKKQKFGRR